GATTGGGGGCACCGCGGTCGGTCTTTTCCCGCATAGCTTCGTTGCGCGTCGATAGGGATCCTCATGCACGGACCCAAATACATTCCGGTCCCTCGCTCCTCGCGGCCTCGCTACACGAAAAAAGTCGTGCGCGTGGCGCCAACCGGGGTGCTTGCAGGAATTGAAGCTCTCAGCGCGAGCGTCATTCAATTCCTCGCGGGGGGAAGGGGTTCTGGCTATAATGACATCCAATGCCGCGCTTGATTGGGTGCCTCGTCTTAGGTTTATTTCTGTCATCTTCCACGCTGTTCGGACAAGGGAAAGGATTGAAGAAAACGCAGCAAACGGTTCCGAAATCCGCCACGGCAACGTACACACCGGACGTCGACCTAAAGTCGGCGCCGGCTTACTATCGCGAACGCGTCATTCGATTTCGGAACATGATGCGAGCCGAACCCACTCGCGAAGCAAAGATCGCGAAAGCGAGAGCTCTTGCAACCAATGCCAAGTCTGAATTTCGGCGGGACGCGATTGATTTTCTGGGAGAGGTGAGAGCCTCGGAAGCGGTGCCGGATCTCTTCCGCATGGCCAAAGTTCCGGATATCC
This sequence is a window from Bdellovibrionota bacterium. Protein-coding genes within it:
- a CDS encoding HEAT repeat domain-containing protein — protein: MPRLIGCLVLGLFLSSSTLFGQGKGLKKTQQTVPKSATATYTPDVDLKSAPAYYRERVIRFRNMMRAEPTREAKIAKARALATNAKSEFRRDAIDFLGEVRASEAVPDLFRMAKVPDIREFCIHALGEIGDGRAVPLMIHYLNDPNEDVRGNAERAFQRITRVTFEYHYADPPAKRKQGIREIQLWWERNKATFKARDETPDEKKAAEESWEKYGRQYLYDLNR